From Mucilaginibacter gotjawali:
AATATTTGCCGGCATTTGCCCAATAAAAATTGGAAAAATCTTTTTCTTAGCCTTATCTTTAATTTGCATTATTAATTTGCAGCAGACGCGAATGACAGCATTCCGGTTCAATCCAGTCACACCTCATCCTTTACTAAGCCCATACGTTGCTAAAATGTGGGTATTCGAAAGCAGCGGCCGGCTCCCTGCCGGGGATAGAAAACTGATTGTTCCAAATGCAAATTTCAAATTAACGCTTACCTACCGTAACGGGATCGTGGCCCGCGTTGGCGACAAGGATTTCATTCAAGGCGAAAATAAACTAAGTTTAACGGGTTTAATTGATGCACCTGTCATTCTTGATTCGCAGGAAGACGCTCAGACCGGCACGATCATCATTGAATTTAACCCGCTTGGCGCCTATCGTTTTTTTCATTTATCATACGCCGATGTGAAAAATCAAATTGTGACAATGGAAGATCTGATCGGTAACCACGCCAAAAGCCTTCAATTGCAACTGGCTGAAGCAAACACGCCGGCGCTAAAATTAAGGCACCTGCAGAATTTTCTGATCATGCAATTGGAAAGAACCTCAGCTGACCCAATTTACGACTATTGCATTGGCCGCATATCGAACACCAATGGTATGGTTACCGTAGCAAAACTCGAAAAGGAAACCGGCTACAGTTCGCGCTGGCTTCACACAAAATTTTCGGAACACCTGGGCACGGGGCCAAAAAACCTTTCCGAAATAGTCCGGTTCAAACAATTTTACCAGGCGTATTCAAACGGTATTCAATTGGATAGCTTAAAAGAATATATTTACCATTACTATCACGATCAATCGCATTTCATCAGGGCATTTAAAAGGTTCACCGGGGCCACCCCCACCGAACTTAAAAACAGCATAAATGAACTCAGTAAAAAGAATTTCACCAGCTGAATTCCGATTTGTACAATGCATGCGAATGCCATCCCTCTATCTTTGATTAAAAAAACAGGAAAATGAAAAAGAACGATTTTAACTGCAGTATCGCTGTAAATATCAGCGCAGTAGAGGCGATCAAAAAGATTAGCAACGTACCCGGGTGGTGGGGAATTACCTTTACCGGTAGCGCCGAAAAACAAAATGATCGGTTTATAGTAAACATGGGCGGAGATTCCTTCTTCAACTTCACCGTATCAGAATTGATCCCCGGCAAACGGGTTGTTTGGTTGGTTGACGATTGCAATATGCCCTGGTATAACGACAAAAAGGAATGGGCCAATACCAAATTGATTTTTGATCTGACCGAGAATAACGGTACAACTGAGCTGACTTTTACACATGAAGGCCTTACGCCTAATGTGGAATGCTACAAGGATTGCGAACCCGGTTGGACGCACTGGATCAAAACGAGTTTGTTTTCTTATCTTACTACCGGAGAAGGCGTTTTTAGGCCAGCCACAAAATAAAAAAAAATGAATGATCGAAGCTATACAGCAACGATTGAAGTTGCGCGCGCC
This genomic window contains:
- a CDS encoding helix-turn-helix domain-containing protein, which produces MTAFRFNPVTPHPLLSPYVAKMWVFESSGRLPAGDRKLIVPNANFKLTLTYRNGIVARVGDKDFIQGENKLSLTGLIDAPVILDSQEDAQTGTIIIEFNPLGAYRFFHLSYADVKNQIVTMEDLIGNHAKSLQLQLAEANTPALKLRHLQNFLIMQLERTSADPIYDYCIGRISNTNGMVTVAKLEKETGYSSRWLHTKFSEHLGTGPKNLSEIVRFKQFYQAYSNGIQLDSLKEYIYHYYHDQSHFIRAFKRFTGATPTELKNSINELSKKNFTS
- a CDS encoding SRPBCC family protein; this encodes MKKNDFNCSIAVNISAVEAIKKISNVPGWWGITFTGSAEKQNDRFIVNMGGDSFFNFTVSELIPGKRVVWLVDDCNMPWYNDKKEWANTKLIFDLTENNGTTELTFTHEGLTPNVECYKDCEPGWTHWIKTSLFSYLTTGEGVFRPATK